DNA from Takifugu flavidus isolate HTHZ2018 unplaced genomic scaffold, ASM371156v2 ctg917, whole genome shotgun sequence:
TCTGTGCGGAGACaaggtcttgtggtgcaatttcctaatcgaatgaaactgaactgctgtatgagtgtgacaccctctccagaacaggggctgtgggcggacatttattggggagaacttgaacCTTaaacctcacctggtgtcggtgtgtggcattgtttcagagctggaggtcctggttgtcgatgctaagtccttttgccccgccagttgatccctatcatgtcaccctattttacgactGTGAGAATAGgtgaggtgtatcaggatgtgtttagagaaaagttacagggaaATTGCTGAATGATTACATcactgtgttgtgtttgttgggcctgagggtgtggctgcgcaggttgactttactgctgaacaaaatgagtggtatgagatggctgaggaagcgtgtccccacgttacccttgccatccatgctgaacatcaggcaaagaTCAGGCAAATTATCCAGACAGTGCACAGATTTTAAATTCACTTCCTGAAACCTTGTGGTCCTTGTGTGGggcagataagaagtcagagaactcagagaggaactcagaatgtggcccagcaggtggCTGATATAAAAGTATAAACAAAAGTGGCCaaagcaggtgaaaccagtttgtGCCATTGGGCAACACCCTGATGTAGCAACAGTGCAGAAAGCTGTGAACTACAgttgaaacacaaacaagtgaCTGTGTCTCCCAACACAAGTTAAGGGAAGGATTCTCACAAAACTATCATTTTCCTTTGACAGACACGTCATATATCTacctctgtcacacacaaccATGTATTAAATCAGAGAAAATCAATGGCTACCCAAACTTttactggggctgggggggttgaGGACAATGACATGTATAAGTGGATCATCTTCTACAGCATGTCCATTAATTGACCTGATCACATGGTAGGaaagtacaaaatgatcaaatatcagAGAGACGATCACAATGCTGACAATCCAGAGAGGCTGGACAAACTGTCCCACACTCATGAGACTATAGATAAAGATGGGATTAATAAACCTTAAACTATACAGTCAAAGACATTGTGAAAGATAGGCTGTACATATTTATCAACGTGAGTAAGgtccgagacctagaccagttctccgagacctagaccagttcagataggaacggaggaggtggagggcgtgcagacctacaaatatcttgggctgtggctggacaataggctggactggacaagcaacacgaggcagctgtacaagaagacccagagcaggatgtacttcctgaggagactcagatccttcaacatctgcaggaaactcctctggatgttctaccagtctgtggtcgccagcgtcctgtcctacgctgtggtgtgctgggggggagtgcgacaaaagcggacctctccaggctggagaagctgatcaggtgggccagctcggtggtggggatgaagctgaaacctctggcgacagtggcagagaggagaactattgacaagctgcggagcatcatggacaatgtccaccaccctctgcacactgtcatccacagccagagaagcctgatcagccagaggctgcggctccccaagttcaggaccaacagactggggaactcattcatcccccgagccatcaggctgttcaactcctcacagggggggaggagggccaacaggagaactggaacatttttatagttttatatttatattcatattctatttttaatttattctattttatttcttattttattatatttttattatctttaataggtttaatgggtgtaatggtggtgggaaattttgtacagtgctgtacgtttctttggagatgctaatttccctggtggacaccccctaaagggatcaataaagtactcttgaatcttgaatcttgaattaataaggcactaaaataataaagcaaacgAGCACCACTGAGTGCTACctgcagttcaaacaaaaaCCAGTGAGCTGGTATTCTGACCATTGTTGGTGTTCCTGGAAAAGACTTCAGGTTGGGGTTGTGGTTTACTTTGGTGAACATATGAGATACTGCCGTAATAATTTCTATTTGTACTGTAATGTTTGTTCCACTTCATATTTACAGAGCACAGCTCTGTAATATGGGAGTCAATAGAAAGTGTCCTTCAACAGTTTCTGCTTCTTAGCCGACAAACTAATTACCATCTTGTGCAGGCAAACACAGGAAAGATATTGTAAATTCTATGAATATCTTAATGCCACTATCCAAAGTGCAGGGTTATGTCATCATTTCATATAATAGAAATTTGCTTAAAACTGAAGTTCATTAGGATTCATCTAAGGAGCAGAATGGGAGTGGAACATTttgaggacttcctgctgatggcaacAGAAAGGGACATTCTCATGAAACTAGAATCAGATGTGACTGATAGAGTAAAAGAGAACTGCAAATATTCCACAGTCTACTAACTATAAAGATTTAGGATcacttctttttaattttttagttCTGTTTCTCTTGAGAAATAAATGTGGCCTCTTTTTGGTGCCATCCTTTGTGCACTGCAAAGAAGCCAAATTGGACTGTTCCTCACTCTCACTAAACCTTaattttttaaactattttatcTTTTACTTCTTCCCCTTAGGCCTCAACAGCTTCCATACATTTGAAAAGCTTTCTCATGGTTTAGACATtgcaaaattaattaaaaacccTCTCAACAACCTAAGCGTTGATGTAAAATCTTGATGTTTGAAAATTTCACCAGCTATCAAGATATTAAAACCACATGAgtgttcttttctcttccttttccttttgcatgtttttcagtTGATACAGGTCCTTTCATCAGGGTTTCAAGTTTGTCCCGAGTTAGAAGGTCTAAGGAGAGAGgatgtcacagctgtgcagcttgTAGAGACCTCCGAGGTAACAATGTTTGTGATTCGGGGCTCTAAAGACAAAAAACTTCAAACttcaaaataaactaaaatccATTATAGGGTGCAATTGTTTAGCTACCTCTTGGCAAAAAGGTTTTGAGTTTTATTCCTGTCAGAATcagcttctgtctttttttattgttttgggttttgctGTACTGTTGCCTCAATGCTACACTTAGAGTCTGTATTGCTCATTTCCCTGAATTCATGTAAATATTACGTccatgctgtctgtggctgtgtAGGTCTTCCCTGGTATTTACTGTGAATGCATCTGCATTCATGGTTGCATCTGATAGTATAGTTGATCCAGTGATAAGTTGGACATTGCTCTCTCTTTTTATCTTTGAGCTAGGTGGTATGATTTGCTGCCATGCCTTTGTTTATGAAGGTAAAATGAACCAATAAAGCACTTCACTAAacttgtttaactttaaaaaggaaTGACATTGATCAAATGAACTTTGACCAAACCTAAAGGAAAATGGAATTCATTGATGTAGCTATGGTAAAggaaattgttttttgtttttgttttttaaatagaatTATGATGATACATAAAAGGTGATAAGCTGGACTAATGCAACAGCTGTAAAATTTCCTGGAAGACCATACAGACATGGGAGTCATCCTTTGAGCCGGAAAAAAATATAGTGGTTAATACCTGACCTCAGAATGTGGAAGCCAATAACGGGCGCTCACCAGGTTGACAAACcggtttttctgcctctgttgcctTTATCCATAGAAGGTGAAACCTTTTTGTCTCAGTGTGCAACACTGTGAGTTGTCAACAATGCAGaaatattttagtgtttttatagTTTTGTGTGCTTTAGTGACTATGATTTCTGGAATTGCGTTTGTGCTTCACAGCCAAAGCATCAGTTTAAATTATTTATCTCCAAAAGATTTTATGGGAAATGCTACAGTGTCCATTTCCCAggctttaaaaaagcatttggatGAGCTGTTGGAGGGAGAGGCACTAATTTTTAAAGAaggaagcaacaacaacagtttgAAACCTTGCTCCGACGATCCTCCGAACCTTATTGGACCTTTCTCGGTGGAGTTTAGTCATAACCGGAGTTGGAATGAAGTCAGAAGAAAAATCAGTGCTTCTCTTcgagatggaggaagacacAAGCCAGGTGACTGTGTCTCCAAGCACAAGGTAAGAAAAGAACTCCCACAAAGCTCTAACCTCATTAGAGTTAaagaagaaacattaagtaGAACTGATCAAATGAATCCAGCTGCAAAAGTGCAAAACAGTACATTTATTAAAGTCCATTAGCCTGAGAACGGGCATTGACGGCTTTATCATTACGAGACACTGCtatacaaatgtgttttttaaaataagatacCATATTAAAACAATTAGTGATGTTTAAAAAAGCTAAACCGTGATGCACACATTCCTTGACTTACTCtaaacagaagatgaaaatacatatatatattatatctatatatatatatgtgtgtgtgtgtgtggtacatacagttatacagtatttatatatataaattttaaaattgtatttattttttaattaatgtatttatttttaatcttcagtattttcattttaaattgctACCATGGAAAGTCTAAATATTGAAATAACACTAAAgatgtcacagccccttttccccagttccctcctgtcccagtacttttccactgccctgctcacaccacaccatcaccacacctgctctcagtcactgatcacacacctgctccagtcactgatcacacacctctactcactgatcacaccatcatcacacacctgctctcagtcactgatcacacactgctctcagtcactgatcacacctgctctcagtcactgatcacacacctgccctcactcatcaatcagctcacctaccagtgtatatattctccagcctcacactcactcagtgccagattgttcttctgctttcattcgagactttccagcgttgtttccctgccggattacccgttaccgaccctgcctgtcttcgttctgcctgccttgcctgttccccggacaacctacctgctcttcttctgcccCTGACTATGACTTCtccctcagcgtctctggttcctgtctgctcacctggtttagacttctccgcccggccccgacttcgctgctgctcgtcccactccctgagcctgcaacccatagactttgtgcgggcccagagcctgaagaacggactatttcctgtgtttccttgtctgcctgagttcctgtttgcccgtgtgttaataaaagtcattactacggtccagctttccagagtgctgcatttgggtccaaactgcacccgtcacagaaGGTGCTTTAGGCAGGTTTCAATGAAGAAAGAATTTGAACAATGCTAGAAGTGTTCACACGTATAAAACAATGTTTGGGCTTCTCACTTGTTTTTTCATGAACACAGCAACAGTAATCTGATTTTCAGCACTGTCATTCTATGTTTGTCTTCCACTGCTGTTCAGCTCCCACCTGCTTTTTGTAATTTGTATTGGTGTTACGCCATCTGTCAACTGTTTGCCAACTGTTACACCATCTGTCAACTAGGTGGTTGTCATACCTTATTACAAAAAATAGGCTTTTGCAGGTGCCACTCAAAAATTCTGGAGTGAGAAAATTAGGGAGGAACCTACTGAAAAGGCATCTTGTATCCTGAGATGTTTTcacaaaaatgacattattgggctttttttgtctcttgtttAAATATGATTTCTGTATTAATTTTGGACATCATCATGGATAGCTTTGACAGTCACCCCATATGACCATTCTTGGTGTAGTTCAGACTGCTTGTATGCTTGTATTATATCTACCTTcattacacacaaacatttattcattatataTGTTACAACAAACTGTAATTACGCTAATATAATGTATTATGCTATATTATGCTttacctattctctcctttacctgtcctccccccttctcttccctctctacccattcagccatcagcaggagggtccccctacatgagcctggtcctgctcaatgtttcttcctgttaaaggggagtttttccttgccactgtcgcttgtttggggtcaggccctgcgattctgtaaagcgcctagaaacagacgctatataaataaagattgattgattgtatgCCACAATTGGTTCCACAAACATGTTAGCAAATCCTGAAAGCCATTTTTTTAGActtgttgctttttttattaagaCTAAAGGGGAAATTATTCTTTGTATTTAAATCAGGCTTATTTTATCTCCTTAGGTGGCGATCATTATCCCCTATCGGAATCGGCATGAGCACCTGAAGCACCTGCTGTTTTACCTCCATCCCATGCTAGTGCGGCAACAGCTGGACTATGGCATCTATGTCATCAaccaggatggagagggagtATTTAACCGGGCTAAACTGATGAATGTAGGCTTTGCTGAGGCGCTGAAGGACTACGATTACGAGTGTTTTGTCTTCTCCGACGTAGATCTGGTCCCTATGGATGATCGGAACTTCTACAGATGCTTCGAATCCCCCCGACACTTGTCTGTCGCTattgacaagttcaacttccaGCTGCCTTATAACACGATCTTTGGTGgcgtttcttccttttccaagCAACAGTTCTTGACTGTTAACGGCTACTCAAACACttactggggctgggggggtgaggacgaTGACATGTATAAGCGGGTCATCTTCCACGGCATGTCCATTAATCGAcctgatcacatgacaggaaagtACAAAATGATCACACATGATAGAGATGATCACAATGCTGACAATCCAGAGAGGATGGACAAACTGTCCCACACTCGTGAGACTATGGATAAAGATGGGATTAATACCTTAAACTATACAGTAAAAGACATTGTGAAAGATAGAATGTACACATTTATCAATGTGGATATTAAGGCA
Protein-coding regions in this window:
- the LOC130521367 gene encoding beta-1,4-galactosyltransferase 1-like, translating into MISGIAFVLHSQSISLNYLSPKDFMGNATVSISQALKKHLDELLEGEALIFKEGSNNNSLKPCSDDPPNLIGPFSVEFSHNRSWNEVRRKISASLRDGGRHKPGDCVSKHKVAIIIPYRNRHEHLKHLLFYLHPMLVRQQLDYGIYVINQDGEGVFNRAKLMNVGFAEALKDYDYECFVFSDVDLVPMDDRNFYRCFESPRHLSVAIDKFNFQLPYNTIFGGVSSFSKQQFLTVNGYSNTYWGWGGEDDDMYKRVIFHGMSINRPDHMTGKYKMITHDRDDHNADNPERMDKLSHTRETMDKDGINTLNYTVKDIVKDRMYTFINVDIKAP